One stretch of Phormidium ambiguum IAM M-71 DNA includes these proteins:
- a CDS encoding cistern family PEP-CTERM protein yields MFKHFAKLIIGLSALTAVEILSLATAPTASAASMTNGFDYINSGIGIDALDIGKEFTVLFKGNVSTKDVSGLTSEAIFKFLGFNTVGSKTEAAFEITLTNTTSGSLLSRTSALGFDVFNFNGTSLGSTLSLVGIGNASSSGNTRTTGLFANDRSGSFPNQFGDVDVCFTNGNTCQGGTSGGVDNNPSTSNPQTSKFTATLAMNGNVERMALSNFGVRYQSIDGTSADGQKFSGDSGTGSGTVKTPPKPPSGGGGPRKIPEPTTTLALGVIAISALKLRKSNSVAQAQ; encoded by the coding sequence ATGTTTAAACACTTCGCAAAACTAATTATCGGTCTATCTGCTTTAACAGCAGTAGAAATTTTATCCCTCGCTACAGCCCCCACAGCCTCAGCTGCTTCAATGACAAATGGCTTTGATTATATAAATAGTGGCATTGGCATTGATGCACTGGATATAGGCAAAGAGTTTACAGTCCTGTTCAAGGGCAACGTCAGTACCAAAGATGTCTCTGGACTAACATCCGAAGCCATTTTTAAATTCTTAGGGTTTAATACCGTAGGGTCAAAAACTGAAGCAGCATTTGAAATTACACTGACCAACACCACCTCCGGTAGCCTATTGAGTAGAACATCTGCATTGGGTTTTGATGTTTTCAACTTTAACGGCACTAGTTTAGGTTCTACACTTTCCTTGGTGGGAATTGGAAATGCTAGTAGTAGTGGCAATACTCGTACTACAGGGCTGTTTGCTAACGACAGAAGCGGTTCTTTCCCCAACCAATTCGGTGATGTTGATGTTTGCTTCACCAACGGGAACACCTGTCAAGGTGGTACCAGCGGCGGTGTTGACAATAATCCCAGCACTAGCAATCCTCAAACTAGCAAGTTTACAGCCACCCTTGCTATGAACGGCAATGTAGAAAGAATGGCTTTGAGTAACTTTGGCGTTCGCTATCAAAGTATTGATGGTACTTCTGCTGACGGGCAAAAATTCAGTGGTGATAGCGGTACAGGTTCTGGTACAGTAAAAACTCCTCCTAAACCCCCCTCTGGCGGTGGTGGTCCCAGAAAAATTCCTGAACCTACCACAACACTTGCTTTAGGCGTAATTGCTATTAGTGCGCTCAAACTACGTAAATCGAATAGCGTAGCACAAGCGCAATAA
- the hflX gene encoding GTPase HflX produces MGTPRQTQIPPLELPRYGAERLSGIRCIATQQKTDPPSEADLTAMAIQRLDALVSLTFTEEGFERRGGGATGYIKETYLAHLIPNTGEKQELNGQAAWTVSSPMSLDLLSKQDLLELVENLEAEFQREFVGQQVDLDHDRVLIVGLQTDKLKPQEFQNILDELARLVNTAGGEVLQTIKQKRSRLHPQTVVGEGKVQEIALTAQTLGANLIVFDRDLSPGQVRNLETQIGVRVVDRTEVILDIFAQRAQSGAGKLQVELAQLEYMLPRLTGRGQAMSRLGGGIGTRGPGETKLETERRAIQRRISRLQQEVNQLQAHRTRLRQNRQHKEVPSVALVGYTNAGKSTLLNTLTNAQVYTADQLFATLDPTTRRLMIPNADTGEQMAIVITDTVGFIHELPPALMDAFRATLEEVTEADALLHLVDLSHPAWQSQIRSVMAILSEMPITPGPALIAFNKIDQVDSDTLALAQEEFPQAVFISASDRLGLETLRQRLALLVNYAVAHN; encoded by the coding sequence GTGGGAACGCCGAGACAAACGCAAATTCCGCCATTAGAACTACCTCGTTATGGCGCAGAACGACTGAGTGGTATACGTTGCATCGCTACGCAACAAAAAACCGATCCACCCAGCGAAGCAGACTTGACAGCAATGGCGATTCAACGCTTAGATGCTTTAGTCAGCCTCACCTTTACTGAAGAAGGATTTGAACGCCGGGGTGGTGGCGCAACAGGTTATATCAAAGAAACCTATTTAGCGCACCTGATTCCGAATACCGGAGAAAAGCAAGAACTAAACGGACAAGCAGCTTGGACAGTTTCTTCACCGATGAGTTTAGATCTGTTAAGCAAGCAAGACTTATTGGAATTAGTCGAAAACTTAGAAGCAGAATTCCAAAGAGAATTTGTTGGTCAACAAGTAGACTTAGATCACGATCGCGTTTTAATTGTAGGTTTGCAGACAGATAAGCTCAAGCCACAAGAATTTCAAAATATCCTCGATGAATTGGCTAGGTTAGTCAACACTGCTGGTGGAGAAGTTTTGCAAACTATCAAGCAAAAGCGTTCCCGTTTGCATCCTCAAACTGTAGTCGGTGAAGGTAAAGTGCAAGAAATTGCCCTCACTGCTCAAACATTAGGCGCAAATTTAATTGTATTCGATCGAGACTTATCCCCCGGTCAAGTTCGCAACCTAGAAACCCAAATTGGCGTGCGCGTAGTCGATCGCACCGAAGTAATATTAGATATCTTCGCCCAAAGAGCCCAATCAGGAGCCGGAAAACTCCAAGTAGAACTCGCGCAATTAGAATATATGCTGCCTCGACTCACTGGTAGAGGACAAGCAATGTCCCGCTTGGGTGGTGGGATTGGTACTCGTGGTCCCGGTGAAACGAAATTAGAAACCGAACGTCGGGCGATTCAACGTCGCATCTCTCGCTTACAACAGGAAGTTAACCAATTACAAGCGCACAGAACAAGATTAAGGCAAAATCGTCAGCACAAAGAAGTTCCCTCAGTAGCTTTAGTTGGTTACACTAACGCTGGCAAATCTACCTTGTTAAATACACTGACTAACGCCCAAGTTTATACTGCTGACCAACTGTTCGCCACCCTCGATCCTACTACCCGACGCTTGATGATTCCCAATGCTGACACTGGAGAACAAATGGCGATCGTCATCACCGACACAGTAGGATTTATTCACGAACTACCCCCAGCATTAATGGATGCGTTCCGCGCCACCTTGGAAGAAGTCACCGAAGCAGATGCTTTACTACATTTAGTAGACCTTTCCCATCCCGCATGGCAAAGTCAAATTCGTTCCGTAATGGCTATTTTGTCCGAAATGCCCATTACTCCGGGTCCCGCGTTAATCGCTTTTAACAAAATAGACCAAGTAGACAGCGACACCCTCGCCCTAGCGCAAGAAGAGTTCCCCCAAGCCGTGTTTATTTCCGCAAGCGATCGCCTGGGATTAGAAACTTTGCGTCAGCGACTTGCCCTATTAGTGAATTATGCCGTTGCTCATAATTAA
- a CDS encoding tetratricopeptide repeat protein → MKRHIEKHLYLTDEVLNMNAKNSKDWYDRGDRLANLGQYTEALDSFNQAIELQPDYHEAWVFRGVVLIHLQHYQEALSSCNQALEIKPNDSEAWTFRGAALYNLGRKQEAYLSYEKALGKKEPSPWRIKVWQFFDLFNRHSFQS, encoded by the coding sequence ATGAAAAGACATATCGAAAAGCATTTATACTTAACTGACGAAGTTTTGAATATGAACGCCAAAAATAGCAAAGACTGGTACGACAGAGGCGACAGACTAGCCAATTTAGGACAGTATACAGAAGCTTTAGACAGTTTTAACCAAGCGATCGAACTTCAGCCAGATTACCATGAAGCTTGGGTATTTCGCGGAGTTGTCTTAATTCACCTTCAGCATTACCAAGAAGCCCTCAGCAGTTGTAACCAAGCATTAGAAATTAAACCCAACGATAGCGAAGCTTGGACTTTTCGCGGCGCAGCACTATATAATCTAGGTCGCAAACAGGAAGCATACCTGAGTTACGAAAAAGCATTAGGCAAAAAAGAACCATCACCTTGGCGAATCAAAGTTTGGCAATTCTTCGACCTCTTCAATAGACACAGTTTCCAGTCGTAA